From the genome of Candidatus Tanganyikabacteria bacterium:
CGTCAACCAGTACGATTACCTGCCGGTGATCGTCGAGCGGCTGGTACGCGAATTCGACCCGATCCGGATCATCTTGTTCGGCTCGCTTGCCAGGCGAGACGGCGGGCCATGGAGTGACGCCGACCTGCTGGTCGTCATGCCCGAGGGAAGCGATCGTCGGCGTCTCGCGGCCGCCATGCACCGTTCTCTCGCGGACCTTCCCGT
Proteins encoded in this window:
- a CDS encoding nucleotidyltransferase domain-containing protein; protein product: MALESGRPRLGHVNQYDYLPVIVERLVREFDPIRIILFGSLARRDGGPWSDADLLVVMPEGSDRRRLAAAMHRSLADLPVSKDIFVVYPSTIERFRDFVGHIVRDAIREGQVLHDRG